The DNA window TTCACCCATCAACTACCTCTCAAAGAAAGCAGCAAGTGTATCATTCTGGTAAAGCCAACATCCAAAAGCCATAAATATACACCTATAAGTAAAGAAAAAATTATAACACTGATCGTCGCCTTTGTCACCAGTTTCCTGTCTGGCCAAGCTACCCGATCCACTTCCTGCTTTACACCCCTAAGAAAATTCTTGATCTTCTCCATAGGCTCTCTCCATGCGGGGCACGGAGGACTCGAACCCCCAACCGCGGGATTTGGAGTCCCGCGCTCTGCCAATTGAGCTAGTGCCCCTA is part of the Hydrogenobacter sp. genome and encodes:
- the secE gene encoding preprotein translocase subunit SecE; translated protein: MEKIKNFLRGVKQEVDRVAWPDRKLVTKATISVIIFSLLIGVYLWLLDVGFTRMIHLLLSLRGS